In a single window of the Euwallacea fornicatus isolate EFF26 chromosome 5, ASM4011564v1, whole genome shotgun sequence genome:
- the LOC136339063 gene encoding ionotropic receptor 75a-like, whose protein sequence is MAVASVQRLSAQSSAKADCELLKLLQAQLCGAFPLLEETRTERQFISPIDKVKMHKMIRTEGLMDVRVAFLKAEAQSLGKVDTKKHEKFSYFLDLETCSLRQAETVLQEAAFGKLHFLYSWFLLMNADQSIGEVEEMFGRLKTRMDMDVKIFHGSRIFELYNPGINVGLKRRLFEEISELSYYDSRKDMKGVIVRSSNVIRYPFKTSYEEYMLDPKLRKYDIYSKFHYQLFLCLAEIHGFSFNTTLAPSWFGNTSSGEDGGLARYLWEDVVDISSAGCIMRLLGTERIDFYDFIMPYYKFRSCFYFRNPGVVKPNFAEVLKPFSAQTWIITLCVTGLICLAIEVTYLVKRGDSFWYHSVFVVVAAFSQQGLDNIPANLPSRIIFLHLLFCSVLLYNYYTSSLVSSLISTEPEVLKNIRELLESQLNVGIEYQPYTITYMLDRVKSDRFLDALNKTKIYEHDVPNILTAEKGIEMVRHGGFAFHTESITAYPLIGDTFEQESICDLAEIALINSDTSLMAQKRSQYKKLFQVSLRKMWQSGIIKKLHNTWVTRRPECLSSARVKSVGINDLFLPYVLLAMGVSASLLMLGAEITWNRIKSILA, encoded by the exons ATGGCCGTTGCTTCTGTCCAGCGCCTTTCAGCCCAATCCTCGGCAAAAGCTGATTGTGAGCTGCTTAAACTCTTACAGGCCCAGCTTTGCGGTGCTTTTCCTTTGCTGGAAGAGACGAG GACTGAGAGGCAATTTATTTCCCCGATAGACAAAgttaaaatgcataaaatgATCCGGACCGAGGGCCTGATGGATGTTCGGGTTGCCTTCCTGAAGGCCGAAGCGCAGTCCCTTGGGAAAGTCGACACAAAGAAGCACGAgaaattcagttattttttggatttggAGACGTGCAGTCTACGGCAAGCTGAGACGGTTTTGCAGGAG GCCGCGTTCGGAAAGTTGCATTTTCTCTACAGTTGGTTTTTGCTGATGAACGCAGATCAGAGCATCGGTGAAGTCGAAGAAATGTTTGGAAGGCTCAAAACCCGCATGGATATGGACGTGAAAATCTTTCATGGTTCTAGGATTTTTGAGCTTTATAATCCCGGAATTAACGTGGGACTAAAGAGGCGATTATTTGAAGAGATTTCTGAACTGTCCTATTACGATTCGAGAAAAGACATGAAAGGGGTGATTGTGCGCTCCTCAAATGTG ATTAGATACCCCTTTAAAACCTCCTACGAAGAATACATGCTCGATCCTAAGCTGAGGAAGTACGACATATACAGCAAGTTTCACTATCAGCTCTTCCTGTGCTTAGCTGAGATTCATGGGTTCAG TTTTAATACGACTTTGGCCCCTTCGTGGTTTGGCAACACCTCGAGTGGTGAGGACGGAGGCCTAGCCAGGTACCTATGGGAAGACGTCGTCGATATAAGCAGTGCAGGATGCATAATGAGGCTTCTGGGCACGGAAAGAATTGATTTCTATGATTTTATTATGCCATACTATAAATTCCG GTCATGTTTCTACTTCCGCAATCCCGGAGTGGTAAAACCGAACTTTGCCGAAGTGCTGAAGCCGTTTTCCGCGCAAACTTGGATAATCACATTGTGCGTAACTGGCTTAATATGCTTAGCCATTGAGGTTACGTATCTGGTCAAAAGAGGAGACTCGTTCTGGTACCACTCGGTCTTTGTTGTGGTCGCAGCTTTCTCCCAGCAAG GGCTGGACAACATCCCTGCAAACCTCCCCAGTCGCATAATATTTCTTCATCTCCTCTTCTGCTCCGTGCTACTCTACAATTACTACACCTCCAGTTTAGTGTCCTCCCTCATCAGCACTGAGCCCGAGGTCTTGAAGAATATCCGAGAGCTGCTAGAGAGCCAGTTAAATGTCGGCATCGAGTATCAACCTTACACCATTACTTACATGCTTGATCGAG TGAAGAGTGATCGCTTCCTGGACGCTCTAAACAAGACAAAAATATACGAGCACGACGTACCCAACATCCTAACGGCCGAAAAAGGCATTGAAATGGTGCGTCATGGAGGTTTTGCCTTCCATACGGAATCCATTACAGCCTACCCCTTGATTGGAGACACTTTCGAACAAGAATCAATTTGCGACTTGGCGGAAATTGCCCTGATCAACAGTGACACTTCGTTGATGGCCCAAAAGCGGAGCCAGtacaaaaaactgtttcaaGTGAG CCTTCGCAAGATGTGGCAGAGCGGCATCATTAAAAAGCTGCACAACACTTGGGTTACCAGACGACCCGAGTGCTTATCCAGTGCCCGAGTTAAATCCGTGGGCATAAACGACCTTTTTCTGCCCTATGTTCTACTGGCGATGGGAGTATCGGCTTCCCTGCTCATGTTAGGAGCAGAAATCACTTGGAACagaataaaatcaattttggcATAA